A window of the Brassica oleracea var. oleracea cultivar TO1000 chromosome C1, BOL, whole genome shotgun sequence genome harbors these coding sequences:
- the LOC106300686 gene encoding ubiquitin carboxyl-terminal hydrolase 12-like has translation MVVTVSDEETSSLCSFASESTTSQTFWTERPPGSYSLKVQNLAQLIGEKYHTRGFLVNGYNWRLIIYPKGNEKDNGSGYISMYVEIDSTSEVFAYLTFFVYNKKVNKYLCIQDTQVKRFNALKKVWGSSQMLPLELFNDPKNGYIFEEDQCEFGVDVTIDSTLTNWEIVSFNENFCYSKFFFSVKNFTMLNEHLYYMSNTFSVGGKTW, from the exons ATGGTCGTTACAGTTTCGGATGAAGAAACATCTTCGTTGTGTTCCTTCGCATCAGAGTCAACAACTTCGCAAACCTTCTGGACAGAACGTCCTCCTGGTTCTTATTCCCTGAAAGTCCAGAATCTCGCACAACTCATCGGTGAAAAATACCACACTCGTGGTTTCTTAGTAAATGGCTACAATTG GAGATTAATTATATATCCAAAAGGGAATGAAAAGGACAATGGAAGTGGATATATTTCGATGTACGTTGAAATAGACAGCACAAGCGAGGTGTTTGCATATCTCACCTTCTTTGTCTATAACAAGAAAGTAAACAAATATTTATGTATTCAAG ATACACAAGTGAAGCGTTTTAATGCACTGAAGAAGGTGTGGGGATCTTCTCAAATGCTTCCACTTGAGTTATTCAATGATCCTAAAAATGGATATATATTTGAGGAAGATCAATGCGAATTTGGAGTTGATGTGACGATTGATTCAACCCTTACCAACTGGGAAATCGTCTCTTTTAATGAGAATTTTTGTTATTCCAAATTCTTCTTTAGTGTCAAGAATTTCACGATGCTGAATGAACATCTCTATTACATGTCTAATACATTTTCAGTGGGAGGAAAGACATGGTGA